One genomic segment of Odocoileus virginianus isolate 20LAN1187 ecotype Illinois chromosome 17, Ovbor_1.2, whole genome shotgun sequence includes these proteins:
- the C1QL1 gene encoding C1q-related factor, with amino-acid sequence MLLVLVVLIPVLVSSGGPDGHYEMLGTCRMVCDPYPARGPGAGARPDGGDALSEQSGAPPPSTLVQGPQGKPGRTGKPGPPGPPGDPGPPGPVGPPGEKGEPGKTGPPGLPGAGGSGAISTATYTTVPRVAFYAGLKNPHEGYEVLKFDDVVTNLGNNYDATSGKFTCNIPGTYFFTYHVLMRGGDGTSMWADLCKNGQVRASAIAQDADQNYDYASNSVILHLDAGDEVFIKLDGGKAHGGNSNKYSTFSGFIIYSD; translated from the exons ACTATGAGATGCTGGGCACCTGCCGCATGGTGTGCGACCCCTACCCCGCGCGGGGCCCCGGCGCCGGCGCGCGGCCCGACGGCGGCGACGCCCTGAGCGAGCAGAGCGGCGCGCCCCCGCCCTCCACGCTGGTGCAGGGCCCCCAGGGGAAGCCGGGACGCACAGGCAAGCCGGGCCCTCCTGGGCCCCCCGGGGACCCAGGTCCTCCGGGTCCTGTGGGGCCACCCGGGGAGAAGGGTGAGCCGGGCAAGACCGGCCCTCCCGGGCTGCCGGGCGCGGGGGGCAGCGGCGCCATCAGCACGGCCACCTACACTACGGTGCCGCGCGTGGCCTTCTACGCCGGCCTCAAGAACCCTCACGAGGGTTACGAGGTGCTCAAGTTCGACGACGTGGTCACCAACCTCGGCAACAACTACGACGCGACCAGTGGCAAGTTTACGTGCAATATTCCCGGCACCTACTTTTTCACCTACCACGTCCTCATGCGCGGCGGCGATGGCACCAGTATGTGGGCGGACCTCTGCAAGAACGGCCAG GTGCGGGCCAGCGCCATCGCACAGGACGCAGATCAGAACTACGACTATGCCAGCAACAGCGTGATCCTGCACTTGGACGCGGGGGACGAGGTCTTCATCAAACTGGATGGGGGCAAAGCGCACGGCGGCAACAGCAACAAGTACAGCACCTTCTCCGGCTTCATCATCTACTCCGATTGA